One part of the Clostridia bacterium genome encodes these proteins:
- a CDS encoding small, acid-soluble spore protein, alpha/beta type, with amino-acid sequence MARKGIMSEQLKEEIAKELGVYHQVKNQGWGEVSSRNCGNIVSKAIEMAERSIQNQEY; translated from the coding sequence TGTCTGAACAGCTTAAGGAAGAAATAGCCAAAGAACTGGGTGTGTATCATCAGGTTAAAAATCAAGGTTGGGGAGAAGTAAGTTCAAGAAACTGTGGAAATATAGTGTCCAAGGCTATAGAAATGGCAGAGAGAAGCATACAAAATCAAGAGTACTAA